The following nucleotide sequence is from Coffea eugenioides isolate CCC68of chromosome 10, Ceug_1.0, whole genome shotgun sequence.
TTTGTCATGAAACAAGCAAACACTTGGCTCTTTTTTCATAAAACAAGCATTCAATAAGAATATTTGTCTGTTTCTTTGGACAGATTAGTGAAAAAGTTGATGGATTAATGGTGCAGTAGGGTTGAAAACAGACACCTCTACCTTCTCAAGACTAATTCTAGCAGAACACTATTGGCATTGGTTGGTAAGATATGCATAACCCTTGGTTTAAAAGGCTCATGTTCCGCTTAAGTTTTCAATGAATAAGAAGGTAAATACTTTCATAGACCCAATCCGCCAGCAAGGTTGTAGTGATACTTTTATGAATATCTCTCAACCAGTAATGCAAACTGAAGAAAATGCACTTCATGAATGCATTTTTTTAAACGAAGAACGCATTCACTAAATATGGGCTTTCCATCTTTAGAAAGAGATTTTACCACTTTCACTGTTCAATAAGTCTTTTCAAAAATCATCACTCTTTTTGGAAATTTATTTAGATTCTCCATCCCATATATGAGTCTTGCACATGCAAGTTAAATTACTTCAAAAAATAATTGGGAACTACCTTGTGTAAAATGCAACAAAGGTAGGTTTGTTCTCCCCGCCGTTAGTTTACAAAGCCTCATACTAACTCTCAAACTTAGCATCCTCGTACACTCTTACTACTTTACAAGCTTCACTAATCTATTAATACAATAATACTCTGTTCCATTCTCTATTAACTCCAGAAGGTAAGGTTAATATAACATCTTAATACTGATTGTGGCACCAAAAAGAATATAAAGAATCTTAATACTGATAATTAATTCCAACAAGAATTGCATACTATTAGTGGTTCACAACcataaaaaaattgattgagCACAGCAATGGATGCTTTTATAACCAATAACTAACAGACACTGCATACTATTGATGATTCACATCTGcaaagcaaatgaaccctacaGGTTAGTAATTATACATTATGAAGATGACACTCCAACCAAAGAAGAAAAttacacccaaaaaaaaaaagaagataagaaGGAATATAGCCTCTTAAGTCATAATATTTTTTGTATAACTCTCTGTCTACATTTCCATCTGCAGTAAAGGAGCTAATATATACTCTGTAGAATTCTTCAACAGTAAGTTTGCTTCATGGAGGATTTCAGTGAATTTTAATAGTACAAAAAGCAGTTCAGAATTCAAAAATCTATAGAAAATTTGAGAAAGAAAGATAACCATTTCCTATTATACAACAAGTTGCATTACCCAATGTACAAACAGCCTTACAAGTTACATGAATGAAGTTATCCTCTCTATGAAGCAAGTACTCCCCTGGTCAAAGATTGGCTGATCCTATGGAATTTGAGCAATCTCAAGTAAGATTTTGTGCAGTGACTGAGGCTTTGCGAAGAAAGGGCAATGATCACTGCCTTTAATCTTAAATACGCCTTCTGGGGGATTTTCTCTCACAAGCTTTTCTTGGACATCTGGTGACAGTGCATGATCTTCCAATGTCTGGATATAAAATCGACGGCTCGTTCCATACTTTTCAGGTGTTAGAGAAAGTTTCTCCATCATGGGACCAAGGGGAATGGGTCTCATTGAAACCATGGCCAGAGCAACATCCTGAAAAGTCAAAAATATCTTTTTGTTGGGGGCTCAAAATTGAATTGCATGCCTGTGTTTCTCATCTTATGAATAGTGCAACTTTTTGATTTTGTGTTGCTTAGCATTAAACCTGGACTAAATTTAGTGATGGTTATTCTTTATTAATTTCAAATTATTGAAATTGAGTAGTAAAAAAGGGCTTCAAAGACAGATCTTGAAGCAACGTTAAAAGTTCTTTTAGCAGTGTTTcccaaactaaaaaaaattctcttttCAAGGGATGAAGAGCTCTTCAACACAACTACCTCAATATGTAAATATCCACAGAAAAGAATACAACTATAGCTTTATTGTATGAATTCAAAGTTATCTACAACTTGGAAGTGATACATCAGTATTCTTATGGAACTGTCGTTTTTATTATAGATTATAGAACTTTACTTCTCATccacttttcacttttcttttttccttttcctttagTTCTTGGTTTAATGATATATTACAACCAATCAAAACCATGCAATCAAAGAATGAAGACACTTAACATGCTTATCATGCATGTTAGGACAGTGCAAAATCAGTAGAATAGCAATTCGAGATGTCTAAATTAACAAATATCCTATTAACTATTGTCAGAAGAAAAGCCTGAGAGGGATACAGATACTAGTCTACCAGCGAGCATTAGCACTtagcatatacaagcatcaAAAGGACATTTAAATCAAAGGTTCAATACCTAGAACTCGTAGTGCACTTCACATGTCTAAGACGTGATTATAACTTCAACAGATAGAGAAATCGATCAAGTACGTTAAGCACATGCTCACACTACATACATAGAAGATGCACCAAGTAAAAGCCAAAAGATCTACTACAAGGATCTTCATATTCTTTGCACGTTGGTCCCTTGCATGATCTTCTGACTTAAAACTTTACTTTTGCACCATGGTTTCACTTATTTACTTCTTCATGAATATGCAAATATAAGGCAGGTGGCAAGACCCAAGTGCATTTTTTCACCCGCAAggaattaatatttttattttgattccaGAGAATATTCTGATGCAGTGAAATACGCAATGTCGAAATGCTTCTAAGAATGAGTGATGAACAAATTTAACTGAGATGTAGAGACTGACagtttgactggaattgttgaAGTACCTTGGTTGGAGATTGGTTGAAATATAACCCATGCATTTGCTGTTTCTCGAACATGAATCCAGTTGGAGGCTTGTCCTTGCCATTCCCATGTATCAGAAACTTGGATTCCTGCATGAAAAGTTCTGCAGAGCCAAGCTGcataaaatatctcaaataagaacagaaaaatatataatataacagCGCAAGAGAGGAAAATCCCCCAGCCAGCCTTTCCAACATGAATTGCCTTGACAAGGAAaatttactattattatttggCTTTTGGGTAAATGCTGCTGTTGATGTAAGTCCAAACAAAAGACTAATATCTTGGAGCCGCTAAAAATAGATGCAAGAAATATCTTGACAAAGTTCTTGGCCAAGTTGTAAGGGGAAATCCAATCATCTTAACAAGCAAAAGTGATTCTTTAGCCAGTTTCTGCACTCAATATGACATCTTAGTCAATCTCTCAAATGTCTCAAACTTCATTTTCAACAGTTGGAACATCCTGAGGTGCTATTTTACCCTTTTCTCTGGGAAGTATCTACAAAAGTGAACCAGACTTATGGAATGGGATTAAGGTAATGATCATTTACCTGTTCAGCAAACACATCAAACGGCCTTTGCTCATTTGAAACCATAGTAGCACAAAGGAAAACTGCTTTAGAGACCTTTTCAGGAAAATGCTCCAAGGCATATGAAATGCAAGCACCACCACCACTATGACCTACCAAAATCGCCTGCACTAAATATTAGTAAGTTGCCAGGTGAAATGATGGCGATACTCTAGTCAATAACTTTGGAGGAAATCTTCCAAATAAACCTTACCTGTTCATCCCCCTGCAGGTTTTCCAGATAATCAACCAATGGTTTTGAGTAGTCTGCCAGCGATGTAACATCCTTAGTGTCAGTTAGATCAATGCCAGATCCTGTAAGATCTAACGCAACAGGATTTAATCCTGTCTCTTCCAACAGAGCAATAGTTTTATACCAACACCAAGCTCCAAATCCTTCTCCATGGATCAGAacaattttctttgttttgatattctccaaaaattctGGTAACTAGACGGTATTTTTTTGGATTAGCAGTGTAACAAAAAATTTGTCCATACATGCATAATGGTGTATCCATGACATGTGGTCCATGAAACATATATTCTATAGTAACATTTTTCTCATCTGAATAATGTTCAATAAACAGAAATTGTCTTGCCCTGTCTCTCTCAggaaattgcaattttttaaaaaaaatttggacaaagaatatttcttttttcctctttgtCCTTTGCATTGAAAGAATGGATTTCACAATGATATGATTCAACCTCAAACCCATTTAATTGTAGCAGATAACAGCAGGGTTCAAGGACGAAAGAGATACAGGAAGAATCATTTACATCACCTAGTACATTTTTGTTTGCCAGGAATTAGCTTTTAATCTAGTTGCTTGTATGCAAATATACAAAATACAACTAAAACACATTAGACAGGTTGAAATACTATATATATCAGGAGGGTTCTTTCTATTATTTCTATTTGCCTATGTAATGAGTACTTGTTCATCTTTGCCTAAGGGCATCTAATCTTATTATGCTTGTTGCTAATCTGATGTAATAGATGAGTCAACTGAAGATTGAGGATTAATGAAATTCAATGATATCCTCTCAAGACAAGCATAGAGCAAATCAATGCAAATCGTATGAAGCCAAAAACCGGATATGGTACAGATTTTCCAACTTAGTTTGCCTGTTATAGTTCATTCTGTGAAATATGAGTTCTATGCATCAAGTTGGGGATCCTTCAAGCAGTCCATTTTCCCAAGAATTAAACTCGTATTCTCAATTACGTTAACAGGAGCCACATTAAATTAtcaccacccccccccccccccccccccccaaaaaaaaaggggccTTCAGTTTTCAAACTTAGTCATTCTTTACTTTTCTGTATGAATTTTCCACATAGTTTTGAACCCAAGGTCTCATTTTTGCAGAAACTCGTCTGAAACTTGTACCCATCACTTAGATATGGTTTACTATGTAAAAGCCATTCCTGTATGCCAGCAAGTGATATTTGATCAAGCGTCACTATCCTGAATCCTGACCGAACAAATGAGCTGATGCTTACATAAAGATCCATGAGAAAACGATGAATATACTATCAAGTAATCCCTAATGCTAATTCTTCCATAGAAACCCCAGCAACAAATGCACTGCTGAATACAAAATTagagaaaacaaataaaagaaaagaaaaagaaccacACGGCCTCATACCAAATCTAGTGACAAGAGCAAAATTAAGACAATGATTTCTCTTTCATTGCAACTAAAAAATCTTTTTACTTTTGATGAAATGGGGGGTCCGGGGACAATTATCACGTATTGATACAACTTTAATTTACTTAATCAACAAGTCCCATGCATATCTAATGCAAGATATATGTTTAAGCAAAATGATAAACTTTTTACATATGAAAGATAAAGCAGAAGCTTGGCataaagtaaaaagaaaaagaagagaaaacagaaaaccTCCCAATTTCCAAAATACTCCCCAGaccaaagaaacaaaaaggtagGGTTCACCATTCCTCAACTTTTCCAGACAAAAAGTCCCTCATCCCCTACTTTTCCTCCTTACTTTTTGGCACTATCATTGAACTACATGATATCCATTATCTCTTTAGACACATTGAAAACTTTCCTTCTCAGCATCATCCAAACAATAAAATCCAATCTTTCTCTCCCTGCCTAGATCCCAAATCCCCAATCATTTAAATTTTATCCTCTGCCTACCCCACCTTcacaaatacaaataaaaacaaaaatacagaATATCCTAGAAAAATTCAATCTTGGAACAGATATGGTAACAGTAcaaaagtgaaaaacaaaagtaaagCAGCAAATTCTTtaggaaaaaaagggaaatgtaCCTGTTTAGTGGATGTAGAGAAAGAATCAGAAAAATTGTTATTGCGGCGGCGAGAGCTAGTGGATCCAATACGCCTAGACATGGAACCTTCAAACCTCTGAGACAACTGATGCTGCTGAATTGCCATCGAAAGGGCTTGCCTGTGCAGCAATTCTTCCTCCATTAAACTCCTCCTCTTAGATGATTTCTCACCATTTCTCTTGCTTCTTGATCCAACGTTATTTTCTTTAATACTATTTCTTTTGGCCATACAAATCAATTTGTTCCCCATTTCTTCAAATTATTCGAAACTCCCAGAAAAACCCGGATTTTATTTTGCCAAAAAGAGTGGCCTAGAGGAAGAACAAGGAGTGTGGAGTTCAACTCAAAAGAGTGAATTTTCAGACAGTTCCTTGAAAACGGCAGCGTTTTCCTGAACTGAGGAGACTGGGAGCAGGTGTATCCTCCTGGTTTTGTGCTGCTAATGGTGGAAACGTGCCGTGAATCTTTATATGAcaacaaatcaaaattcaattaAGAAAAGGGGGAAATTGTGTTAATAACTGAAGAGCCAACTCAACAGAATAAGGAGGCATTTAATGCTTTCCTTCTCAACCTCTGCAGTGTTGGTCTTCGGTGTAATGTGTCAATACTCAACATTaattaaagaaaaggaaatagagTACTGCTATAAGAAAAtgtattcacttttttttttcgacaaaTGTATTCACACTTTTGTCTCAAACTCTCAATCAATTTGGTCTGATATGATATGTAAATTTGGTCTGATATTATTTTTTTCTACTCTTTTGGTCCCTTGGTTTGGTAAATTGTTGAAGTTTTGTGTCTTTCTTTACCAATTATCAAAGAGTTTTAAAGTCAAAAGGTTTGTTGGagaattttttccttcttttttgttcttttgtttgTGGGAATTTGACTAAAAGAAACAGAAGGTCGAATGTGGTCAGCAAGATGTAGAAATAAGATGGTCATTATATGGTATGTAAATCACATTGATAAGTATTGATGGCTGGGGTGCTAAATTTGGTGAGCTGAGCTTGATAATGAATAGTCTGACTGAACTTGTTTTAATTGTGACTGCATCATCAGTTGTATTCAGCGTCAAGTTGTTTATGAATCAGGTACGCCTTGTCATTGTCCAAGCCGTATGAAAAAACCATACAATTGAATTTGAAAGTTACTGTTTTCTAATTATCTTTAAGGTGCATTTCTGAAGTCTTGTTGGTTGATTAGTTGATTTGCTAAATCTCGAGAAATGATACTATTGCCACTCCCTTTCCGTTAGATACTATAAAATCATCTACCGTTTTTCAAAGTCACAAGAAAAATATTAATCGCACTCTATTTTTTTGTTAATCACGCTCTTAGTATGAAAatgatatgataaaaatgataATAGAAGTACAATTAATTAATAAAATGTGAAGTGCGATTAATAATTCATCACACAATAACTAGTAACTTTTATCAAATAGTCATAGGAGTAGTTGCCATGTTGACATTAGTTGTCTTGCTGCGGATATATTACGAGTATGTTATACCATCGTTGTATAGGGATGATAAGACTCCATTGGTACAAAATGGATTCCAATAAACTTAGGGtgtatttaataaaattaaagtttgaaatttaaaatctaaatcTATTAAGGTATTGAATTATTTCAGTGTATATAACATTAAGTGGTAAGTGAAAAACTTATCACTTATTCTTGGAAGCaagttttgtttaaaaaattcagTACTACTTAATTAATCAAATGTTCtatttttagttatcaaacgCGTCTAAAACATATTAAGATCcgaatatattaaatttaagtgctgaatcGGATTATAAAACATGTTGATCCTTAATTAACATGCATCTGGGATGGATAGGATCTATTAATTCGCCCAGTATGAGTTCAGTACCATCTTCTTTTCCATATATATTATTTACTTGTAAACCAATTTTATATGAGTTGCATGACATAGAACCATTGGTTTAGCAGCAAGGGTATTTTGACCATTTTTCCCAATCCTTGAACAAGGAGTATTTGATTAAGGGCGAAATTGGATACTCTTTATATAttgtaataaataaataaattggtaTTCAACTTAATCAATCATACGTTAAGCAAAGAGCACTTTCAAGCTGAAAAAACAATTCATGAATGCATATTACCATATCTAGTCAAAATTTTTGACAGTGCCAGGcgttttcctcttttcttttttcctcttttttttaaaaaaaaataataaaatatgcaaaagttttcttgtcttattACAGGGAAAACCAAAGGAACGAAATTCTTATCAAGACTGGATATGGGATTACTTGCCCCTCCAATTTCAAGTTGTTTAAAACGCTTGCATataattatgaaaaaaaaaaatgatcttTCTGGATTCAAAGAACAATGGGTTTCGAGTGAACAAATATTTGGTTTTCAGTTGATGAAATATTCCTTAGTATAGCCTTTATCTGATCAGTGATAACGTCATAATATTGACAAAAGATCATGAGTAAAAATTGAAGATCCTTTGTTAGATAAAACAATCTAAATAGACTTTAcaaagctctctctctcttctctctctctctctctctaatgTAAGTGACTGGTGCAATTCTCGTAGGCAGATGCACCATCCATTTCATTGTTGGTAATTTGCCACATCTATCTTGTTctgagaaggaaaaaaaaaaaccaaaatgtTACATGGTCTTAGAACTTAGAAGGTCATTATGCGGTTTGGTTCTGAAATTAAGGCCTACTTTATTTTGATTGGCTTAAATTTAGTCACCATGTTTCGTGAGAGTTACCAAATTCTTAATAGTTGTTTGGGGTTAATTACACTGTGTCCCCTTGAACCTGGCTCTTGTAACACTTTGTCCCCCTaaatttcaaatatatacactttACCCTAAGTAGTCAACTTTTTTGGCCGGGTTAAAATAAAGTTATATTTTTTATGACCAAAATATCCCTAGCTAATTCTTAAACACACATAATAATTGTAACGTAATAAATACCTGTTTCTTTAATAGTTGCTAAATGCATCTAAACACAATTATGCTATGTATTTCGATCGTTTAAAACTAAAATGAATTAGATGATTCGCAAAAAAAGAAGTATAAACAACTCAATGTAATTATCTCAATGCCAATAGCAatacttattttaaataaaataaaattagtagTGCATGTGGAATGACAattatttgcttatattttttttattgtagcacttttaaatttgttttatatgagataaaaatgtgattacAAATAAAAATGTATTGAAAAACATATTTAGagaatttttagtttttttaaaagCATAGAATTCAAACAAAATACGAAGCAAGGTATGAATGTggtataaaattataaaatagcATCTTATTGACTTGTGAAAATCTTGTGAAAGTTGcaagataaatgaaaattatcaaAACCAATCTGTTTCCAATTTAAAGGAAGAAAGACAAGCGATGGAAAACTTGTGCAGATGTTTTAtaaattctttttttctccacaatataaattttcaattctttggtATTATTCcatcttttatctttttaatttttttaaatcacGTGACTTCgtgttttttttaataagatGTTTCATATTATGATTAAAAGTATAGCATTATTCGAGAACTAATATGTATGGGCATTAATgctattttgttaaaattttggttggagaaTTTATGATTAATGTTTGACTAGTCAATGAAGGGGGGTAAAGTCTATATATTTAAAGTTTAAGGGAGCAAAGTGTTATAAAGGGTCAAATTCAAGGGAGAAAACTATAATTAACCCTTGTTGTTTTTTCACTTATCTTCCCGATTATTGATATGCTTCTTTCTACCTATTACCCTTTAAACTTGGTTTTCAACCAAGTATTTATTTAGATTGGATTAAATTTATTCATTATGTTTCTTAATAGTTGTTTTTTTCACTCATTCTTGATATGTTCTTTTTGCCTATTACCTTTTAAACTCGGTTTTCAACCGAGAATTTATTTAGATTGGCTTAAATTCACTCACAATTTTTCATGAGAATTATGAAATTCTTAATGGTGTTTTTCCACTCATTTTCCCGATTCTTAAACTTGGTTTCAACAAAGTAATTTGCAGTAAAATGCTCAGTCGGTGAGGGAGTCCAAATTTCTATAGATTTCAGGATCTAGATACAAATGTTATATCCTTTTGTTGCTcaaatgaaaattcaaaataaagaaGAACTCGATGAACCCAAATTGGATCAAGAATAATTCTCTGCGAACTAATCTTCAAGAACATTTACAACGTGCACGTACAATGTGAACTAATTTTCTATGTAATGCCTAAAGAACAGAAGGACTTGGAGACATGATatttataaagaaaaatgtCACTTACAGCTAGAGGTATCAAAATGAGTAATTTGAGCGGGTTAAACGGATTAAAATGGATAATGGGTTTAAGTGACTCAACACATTTATACTCATCTAATTAAATGAGTATAAATGGATAAATCAAAAAATGATTTGAGTAATCcaattatctatttattttaactttttgtaaactcatttaaattcatttttgcaaactaaattatcaatttatacagtatctctctctcttcttgAGAGCTCCTCTCTCTAAAAATTAGAGTCCTTCCTCTTCACTTGAGAGTTCTGGCTCCTCTTACAATAGGAGACTCAAACACTAGTTTGAGCCATTGTCCCAATCTTGCCCATGTGTTCACTGTCTTTCTCATCCTTTTATTTGCTCATGTTTTTTAAAGCTGATTGTTCAGATCTTGAAGCTTTAAGCTTTCATAGTtctaatatataaaaaaaaaaaaaaaaaattcagttgATAAGCGTTTTTTTTTCGTGAGCACATCTAGTTCTTATTTACTGTTTTTCTAACTCTTAATTTCCTCTTCTTGTCCAGAACTAGAGTACTGGAGTCATCTGGGTTTTGTTTTGGAATGCCCTCAAAGTGATCTCGGCCATGGCGAATGAACTTGCTTTTGTGTTGGAAAAATTTGAATTATCAAACAAGGAGTACGAGGGagtggaagtggacaatgaagATGCAGAGGATGGAAGGGAAGAATGCAGGAAGTGTTTAGTTGGTAAAGTTATGGGAGAAAGATCAGCCAACTTTACGGGGATCAACAACTTTGTGAATCACATGTGGGGCTTTCCCAGGAACATGATTGCAACGGAGGTAGGATTTAATCTGTATCAATTTACCTTCTCAGACCAAAAGGATATTGACAGAATCCTAGCGGGAAGACCTTATGTCATTGACAACCAACTTCTCAATATAAAGCAGTGGGAAGAAGATATTGATCACAACCCTGATGCCTTTAATCTCTCACATATGTGGATACAA
It contains:
- the LOC113749843 gene encoding putative methylesterase 12, chloroplastic, coding for MGNKLICMAKRNSIKENNVGSRSKRNGEKSSKRRSLMEEELLHRQALSMAIQQHQLSQRFEGSMSRRIGSTSSRRRNNNFSDSFSTSTKQLPEFLENIKTKKIVLIHGEGFGAWCWYKTIALLEETGLNPVALDLTGSGIDLTDTKDVTSLADYSKPLVDYLENLQGDEQAILVGHSGGGACISYALEHFPEKVSKAVFLCATMVSNEQRPFDVFAEQLGSAELFMQESKFLIHGNGKDKPPTGFMFEKQQMHGLYFNQSPTKDVALAMVSMRPIPLGPMMEKLSLTPEKYGTSRRFYIQTLEDHALSPDVQEKLVRENPPEGVFKIKGSDHCPFFAKPQSLHKILLEIAQIP